The Diabrotica virgifera virgifera chromosome 10, PGI_DIABVI_V3a genome has a window encoding:
- the LOC126893074 gene encoding uncharacterized protein LOC126893074, whose product MNTCNKIITISTELDEVFDDFKEELMTQASEFQEKDSNWVLQEIMFLDVNINKYSSISASTYIRLPIPIVRKHAILNIENKDNKCFAWSIIAAIFPASGNPTKPESYPPYDTLLNFEGIDFPMKLKDIKKFENHNNISVNVYGLESNFVNNKRQYEIVGPLHFTSNRHPTHVNLLLITNDKQSHYCLILDISRLVKSQKTKNCRKEYLCDGCLQFFDSEEKLHNHQNNDCSHIYTELPTTKPKINKFGEMVPENILKFINIQKMLPVPFVIYADFESLLKPIDHVEPCNGNSYSVKTAEHQAYSFAFYLKCNYDDSLSKLIKYEGHDAPKVFIQKLDDLVHELYNNHLKHIKPMSPLTKEEIEKHETATECYLCGKPFNPFNPKSQREKLDSDILPYHTVPAQSAFLAKSLDILSTTLDSEQCTEIRKYFPNTKHFELVRHKGVFPYSYMDGFDRLKEKTLPPKENFYNNLTNKHISDEDYARAIDVWNTFDCKSLSDYAMVYLVSDVLLLADVFENFRKICHKEYNLDPCHYITAPALSWDAMLRYTEIELELLTDVDMVHFLKKGVRGGVAQCSKREAVANNQYVPNYDPQQPESYIMYLDATNLYGAAMCQYLPYGNFKWVTDVENFNYFSVEDDEDKGYVLEVDLEYPAHLHSLHNDLPFCPESMVPPGSKYPKLIPNFNNKTKYIIHYRNLKQCLRYGLVLKRIHRILEFSQSPWLKKYIDLNTSLRNKAKNEFERDLFKLLVNAIFGKTLENVEKRRDIRLCTRWETKTRSLGARVLISKPEFKSCSVFNENLVAIHLGETKIVYDKPLYVGFTILDLSKTVIYDFYYGYIKKKYGEAANLLYTDTDSLIMEIYTPNFYEDMKRNLEHFDTSNYPTDNIRRIPKTQSILGKMKDEFASVPIKCFYGTGAKAYCIEANKIIKKAKGISKHVTKTQLQKSDYVLLVKKGGVIFRKMYVFVSNLHTIYTELRNKVALSSKDDKRCVINGDVKTLAWGHFLISPHNGTIDDLIRYGNELLHTPELVDLEKIPLEELFQVDSFQYDSYL is encoded by the exons ATGAACACatgtaataaaattataactATCAGCACTGAACTGGATGAAGTATTCGATGATTTTAAGGAAGAACTGATGACGCAAGCATCAGAATTTCAAGAGAAAGATTCAAATTGGGTATTGCAGGAAATAATGTTTTTAGATGTTAACATAAACAAATATAGTAGTATTTCCGCATCAACATATATTCGTCTCCCAATACCTATAGTACGAAAACACGCTATTTTAAATATCGAAAACAAAGATAATAAGTGTTTTGCATGGAGTATTATTGCAGCTATTTTTCCTGCTAGTGGCAACCCAACTAAACCAGAATCATATCCACCATACGATACTTTGTTGAATTTTGAAGGAATTGACTTTCCGATGAAACTAAAAGACATTAAAAAGTTTGAGAACCATAATAATATTTCAGTAAATGTTTATGGACTAGAATCAAATTTCGTAAATAATAAAAGGCAATATGAAATAGTTGGACCATTGCATTTTACAAGTAATCGCCATCCCACTCACGTAAACCTTTTGCTTATAACAAATGATAAACAAAGTCATTATTGTCTGATTCTAGACATATCGAGACTTGTAaaaagtcaaaaaacaaaaaattgtcGCAAAGAATACTTATGTGATGGATGTCTACAATTCTTTGACAGTGAAGAAAAGCTCCATAATCACCAAAATAATGACTGTTCTCATATTTACACAGAACTTCCCACAACGAAACCTAAAATTAATAAGTTTGGTGAAATGGTGCCAGAAAAtatactaaaatttataaatatccaaaaaatgttaCCTGTGCCATTTGTGATCTATGCTGATTTTGAAAGTTTGCTAAAGCCCATAGACCATGTTGAACCTTGTAATGGAAATTCATATTCCGTTAAAACTGCTGAACACCAAGCATATTCGTTTGCATTTTACCTTAAATGCAACTATGATGATTCACTTtctaaactaataaaatatgaagGACATGATGCTCCCAAAGTGTTTATACAGAAATTGGATGATTTAGTGCATGAACTATATAACAATCACCTTAAACATATTAAACCAATGTCGCCGTTAACTaaagaagaaattgaaaaacaTGAGACTGCTACCGAGTGTTACTTGTGTGGAAAGCCATTTAATCCTTTCAATC caaaatctCAACGCGAGAAACTGGACTCCGACATTCTTCCATATCACACGGTCCCTGCtcagtcagc ATTTTTGGCAAAATCTTTGGATATTCTGAGCACAACTTTAGACTCGGAGCAGTGTACAGAAATTAGAAAGTATTTTCCAAATACTAAACACTTTGAACTTGTGAGACACAAGGGTGTCTTTCCTTATTCATATATGGATGGATTTGACAGACTTAAAGAAAAAACACTACCACCTAAAGAAAATTTCTACAATAATCTAACTAACAAACACATTTCTGATGAAGATTATGCAAGAGCAATTGATGTATGGAACACATTTGATTGTAAATCTCTGAGTGACTATGCTATGGTGTACTTAGTATCAGATGTCTTATTATTGGCTGATGTgtttgaaaattttagaaaaatatgtcACAAAGAATACAATTTGGATCCTTGTCACTACATAACTGCTCCTGCATTAAGTTGGGATGCTATGTTAAGATATACCGAAATTGAACTAGAGCTTCTTACAGATGTGGACATGGTACACTTTTTAAAGAAAGGAGTAAGAGGAGGTGTGGCACAATGTAGCAAACGAGAAGCCGTGGCCAATAATCAATATGTACCCAACTATGATCCACAACAACCCGAGTCTTACATAATGTATCTAGATGCCACAAATTTATATGGTGCAGCCATGTGTCAATATCTTCCATATGGAAATTTTAAATGGGTAACTGATGTTGAAAACTTCAACTATTTTTCGGTGGAGGATGATGAGGATAAAGGGTATGTGTTGGAAGTGGATTTGGAATATCCAGCTCATTTACATTCTTTACATAATGATTTGCCATTCTGCCCCGAGAGCATGGTACCTCCAGGAAGCAAATATCCTAAACTTATCCCAaatttcaacaataaaactaaatacATTATCCATTATCGCAATCTTAAGCAGTGTCTTAGGTATGGTCTGGTACTAAAAAGGATTCATCGTATACTAGAGTTTTCACAATCACcatggttaaaaaaatatattgacctAAACACATCACTCAGAAACAAGGCCAAAAACGAGTTTGAACGGGATCTTTTTAAGCTTCTGGTTAATGCGATATTCGGTAAAACTCTAGAAAACGTTGAAAAAAGAAGAGATATCCGCCTGTGCACCCGCTGGGAAACAAAAACAAGGTCATTGGGAGCCAGGGTACTTATCTCCAAACCAGAATTCAAGTCTTGTTCCGTGTTTAATGAGAATTTGGTGGCGATCCATTTGGGTGAAACCAAAATAGTTTATGACAAGCCTCTCTATGTTGGTTTCACAATTTTAGATTTATCAAAAACAGTGATATATGATTTTTATTATGGATACATCAAAAAGAAATATGGGGAAGCTGCAAACTTGTTATACACAGACACAGACTCCCTGATTATGGAGATATATACCCCCAATTTCTATGAGGATATGAAAAGAAATTTAGAACATTTCGACACCTCCAACTATCCAACTGATAATATTCGCAGGATACCGAAAACACAATCAATactaggaaaaatgaaagatgaaTTTGCATCTGTACCCATTAAATGTTTCTATGGTACAGGTGCTAAAGCTTATTGCATAGaagcaaataaaataataaaaaaagcaaaaggCATTTCAAAACACGTAACCAAAACACAGTTGCAAAAGAGTGATTATGTACTATTAGTGAAAAAAGGTGGtgtaatttttagaaaaatgtatgtatttgtGTCTAATTTACATACCATATATACTGAACTTAGGAATAAAGTGGCATTATCTTCTAAGGATGACAAACGCTGTGTAATAAACGGTGACGTAAAAACTCTTGCTTGGGGGCATTTTCTAATTAGTCCACATAATGGTACTATAGATGATCTTATTAGGTATGGGAATGAGCTGCTACACACCCCGGAATTGGTCGATTTAGAAAAGATTCCTCTTGAAGAATTGTTTCAAGTCGATTCTTTTCAATATGATTCATACTTGTAA